A DNA window from Hemiscyllium ocellatum isolate sHemOce1 chromosome 48, sHemOce1.pat.X.cur, whole genome shotgun sequence contains the following coding sequences:
- the LOC132836893 gene encoding factor in the germline alpha-like, which yields MDATTNIYGHNDKCLWTQQVSMDATTNVYGLSISQLLQYLHPSLSPTPPPERMSQVLDETLGPLPVLAPVRKFKRQPAGHYDASTDVQELFGKRRAANARERHRVQSINGGFSKLKSIVPLIRKDRKPSKVHVLRAASEYIRLLHNVLQEAAAAEEVAAGVQEGERVNVGEVSLPTSRRPSEEIHHLPAGMAAGAGFGFPADGEAPGVWASPAVPCVGIVQLEDGNMILRAAEGLTSTVAVQLALD from the exons ATGGACGCAACGACAAATATCTATGGACACAATGACAAGTGTCTATGGACGCAACAAGTATCTATGGACGCAACGACAAATGTCTATGGAC TCTCTATCTCTCAATTGCTCCAATATCTCCATCCTTCTCTCTCGCCCACGCCGCC GCCTGAGCGGATGAGCCAGGTCCTGGACGAGACCTTGGGCCCGTTGCCCGTCCTGGCACCTGTCCGGAAATTCAAGAGGCAGCCGGCCGGGCACTACGACGCCAGCACCGATGTGCAGGAGCTGTTCGGCAAGAGGCGGGCAGCCAATGCCAGGGAGAGGCACCGG GTTCAGAGCATCAACGGTGGCTTCTCCAAGCTGAAGAGCATTGTACCGTTGATTCGGAAAGACCGCAAGCCCAGCAAGGTCCACGTGCTGCGGGCAGCGTCGGAATACATCCGCCTCCTGCACAACGTCCTGCAggaagctgctgctgctgag GAGGTGGCTGCGGGGGTCCAGGAAGGCGAGCGTGTGAACGTCGGGGAAGTGTCACTGCCCACGAGCAGGAGACCTTCTGAAGAGATCCATCACCTTCCCGCGGGCATGGCTGCGGGAGCTGGGTTCGGCTTCCCGGCCGACGGAGAGGCACCGGGTGTTTGGGCCAGTCCCGCTGTGCCCTGCGTTGGGATTGTCCAGCTGGAGGACGGAAACATG